The nucleotide window ATTTGAACATCTATTGTCTCAAAGGTCTCGCTATCCATCAATTGGATTTGATCACCAGTAATTGAGATGATTTGTCCTGATCTTTTATCAATCAGCGGAATGTGTACCTGCATTGATACAGGGCTTACGTGTGGGCGTTTTTGTCCATCAAAGATTCCAACACCTACTATTCTTGCCTTTGCTGCGCCGTGCTTGCCTGGCTTGCTGGTATCATATTCAATGATTCTGCATGGCTCACCGGATGGCTGGTCAGATACTGGGAGTAAAATGTAAGAGCCGATTTTTAGTGAACCCAAATCCGCAGGCTTGCTCATACTGTGACCAATTTATGCTCAGTATTTAATATTTATGAAGAAGATCGGGATCACTTTAGTTTTTCAAGAATTGATAGGCCGACCAAGTTGTTCATTGTGATTCCTTTTCTGCAAACGTTTCTTCTTGTCTGCTCGCAATACTTGTTTACACTTTGATGGCTTTTTTGGCTGGACACTTCCAATACCACGATGTGATCCTTGTATGGAAATGTGAATTTTGATGGCTCACTTGAATAGGACAGAATGTTGCCAGTGCTTGCCTTGCGAACATGATCGTTTTTTGATACCACCATGGCAAGATCGGAAATGTCCTCATCGGATTTTGAATACTCCATGTAATATACAGAGACAAAGTTCATCGTGCCATCCACGTCGCGCTCAAAAAGCTCGCTGTTTGTGTTAAAGACAAACGAGGTCTTGGGCTGTTGGTATTTTTCAATGTCTTTGGTTATTTTGGAGTCATCGTTGAATTTTGCCAATAGGTAATGATTTGCATGTGCGGGAAAATACGGCTTGCTGTCCTCAGAAAATGTGGCAGTCACAAAATACATGCTTTCTATGTTTTTTGATTCTTGCCAAGACTCTTTGATCTCAATTGACTTGTGGTCATGCATGTATGGAACGCATGCATATCCATCCAGGATGGTTTCTGACACTGCAAAAAATGCGTCTGAGAGATTATTTAACGCTTTTTTGATCTCTAAAAATTTGGAATCAAGTTTTGCAAGAATTTTCTGATTTCCTTATCAATACCTATTTAATAGAAGCACATGCGAAATTTTTTGTCCCAGCCTAGCTCAGCCTGGTAGAGCTTCCGGCTGTAGTGGTTGGCCATCGGCTAACTGTAATCAGCCTACTAGGCGCACAGATACCGGAGTGTCGAAGGTTCAATTCCTTCGGCTGGGACTACACTCCTTTGTCAAAACCAGTCTACAAAATATTCAAAAGCCACTTGTTTTCCACGTATTGTGATGAGTGGGGAAGCATGGTCGAACTTGGACAAAGTAGACCAAAAAATTATTGAGATACTGAACACCAATGCTCGCACTCCCTCAAAAGACATTGCCGTAGAATTAAGAAAGTCAGGCCACGACGTCTCAGATAGGACAATTCGAAAAAGAATCGAACGACTGGAAAAATCAGGAATCATCAAAGGCTACAAAGCAGTACTATCCGATGTTGCAGAATCCAATGAGCATGAGGCAGTATTCCTAAAATTCAAGGCAACAAAGTCACTAGAAACCCTAAAAGAGTCGGTCCGTGAACATGTGGCTTCTTTACCATATTATTTGATGATTGCAAACATGGACAGTGAATGGAATATGCTAGCCATTCTAAAAGTAGAGCGAGGCCTCAAAAACCCATCATCTAAAATCATAGAGCGATTTTCAGAGGACATAATTGATTACAGAATCACAAAGATTGATTTCAAAAATGTGAATATCGTAAATATGGCACTTTTACTTCTTTGACAAAGAAAATTCAGATTCTGCAGTAGCTAGCGCATCTTTGATCTCTTTTATGGTAAATGGCTTTTGAATAAAGGCCAAAACGCCTGAGCTAATAGTGTCCTTAACGCGCTTTGTTGTCTTTTCATCTGCGGTAATTAGGATGATTTGGGCATCTGGCTTTTCTGATAGTATCTTGTTTGCAATGATATCGCCGTTTGTGTCAGGCAGACTCATATCAAGCAGGATGATCGGATTTGACTTGAGCATCTTTTTGCATCCTGCCAGTCCATCATTTCCGGTATAATACGAGTGGATGTTTGTGTGGCCCAAATTATTCAGATAGCCCTCAATCTTTAGGACGATTGCCTTGGAGTCATCAACTATTATGATTGGCCTCGTTTCCGATACGGTTTCTTCTAATGAGTGCTCTTTTGATTTCTCAAATGCATCCTTTGCGTTGTCATATTTTCCCGCCTTGAGAAAACATTTTGCTGCGCACAAAAACGCCGACTTGGCTGCATAGTTTTTCTCTTTTTTTGCATGCGCAAAGAAAAGCTTGCCGGCCTCTATTGCTTCATTTGATGAATCTTTGTTTTGTCGGTTTTTGCATTCGGATGCCAGAATCAAAGACAACGCCGCCTTGACGGGGTCAGACTTTTTTATGGAATCGGCAATGCTGGTTAGCATGTTGTATGCTGCCATGTTCTGATTGTTTCTAAGATGCATTAGTGCCAAATCAAAGTCAGGCTTTTTTGTTGCCATGAGGAATTCTTGGTGGAATTATTCTAATATACTAGGTGTTGAAGCAAAAAAACACATTCAGACAAAAAGTTTGATCAACCACATGGCAGCATATGCCATGCCAGCGCTTGCCGGAATTGTGATTATCCAAGCCCAGACAATTCTTTTTCCTATTCCCCACCTAACTGCAGTGAGTCTTCTAACAGAGCCTGCACCCATTATAGAGCCAGAGATTCCATGTGTGGTGCTAGCAGGAATTCCTGCATGCGCCAAAACTGCCAGAATTGTTGCACCTCCAGTCTCTGCGGCAAATCCTTGGTATGGCTTTAGTTGGGTGATTTTTACTGCCATTGTTTTTACTATTCTCCATCCTCCAAAGAAGGTTCCAAGTCCTATTGCAGCTGCTGCCATCACTATGACATAGAATGGAACCTCAAAGCTTGATGTTATTCCCTCGGTAAGTAAGATCAATGCAATTATTCCCATTGTCTTTTGTCCATCGTTTGCCCCATGAGTCAGTGAGAAATACGTAGAGGATACCAGTTGTAGTCTTCCAAACACAGAGTTGACTTTGCCAGGCTTTCTTTTTGCAAATGCTGTAATTATTATGGTTGCAATGCCGAATGCAACAATAAACCCAACCACTGGCGAGACCACTATGCCAATTGCGACCTTTTGCAGCCCATCAAATAGGATGGCATGTGTGCCAACCCCCGCAATTCCCGCACCAATTATTCCGCCAATCAAAGCATGACTGCTAGATGAGGGAAATCCCCATAGCCAGGTGATTAGATTCCAGATGATTGCGCCAACCAGTGCACCAATCACGATATGGATTGTGACAAAGTCAGGATTTATGATGCCCTTGCCAACTGTGGTTGCCACTGCGACTCCAAACAAAAACGGCCCAATAAAATTTGCAGCGGCTGCAAGACTTACTGCCTGGAGTGGTTTTAGGATTCTGGTTCCAACTACGGTTGCAATAGAGTTTGCCGCATCATGGAAACCATTGATAAAATCAAAAAATAGTGCTGCCAGTATTGCGGCTATTGCAAGCTCGTACATATCACGTATATTTTAGAACAATGTCTTCAATTACATCTGCAACATCAAGACACCTATCTGATGCTGATTCTATTGCCTCATAGATGTCCTTTAGTTTTATTATGGTGATTGCATCGTTTTTCTCAAACAATTCTCCAACTGCTGTTCTGTACAGATCATCGATGTTGTGCTCAATGTCGCTAATTTTTCTGCAATGATCAATTAGTGATTTATCCACCTTGACTGTTTTGAGTCTAGAGATCAACAGCTCGACTTCCTTAATTGCATTTAGCAGCTCTTTTGCTATATCTAGCATGTATGGTGGGGTAGATGTCACATGATAGCTCTTGATCCTGCCTGCAATTCCTTCGATATAGTCAATCACATCATCTGTCTTTGATGCGATTCTTTGAATGTCCTCTCTGTCCAAAGGAGTAATGAATGTCTTGTTTAACTCTGCAAAAATAGAACGGGTAAGCTCGTCTGCTTCGCGCTCTAGTTTTTTTATCTCTTCTTGGTAATGCGAGGACTTGTCCATGTTTGCCAGCAGATTTACCAGCTGCTCGGCAGTCTCTTTTGCTTTGATTGCTAAATTATCTAGAATTGTGAGAATTTCCTTTTCATTTGATTTTACCCATGATAGCCATTGACCCATGTTTGGACTCGAGATTATGGTGATTAAAGTGTGTTCTACATGTTCTATAGTCTGCTATATAGATGAAGATCGCACTTACGATCAGCAACAAAATAGTTTTTTTATCATGCAAAAAACCAAAAAGCCATGAAACGTATCGAGGCGATCATACCATCAAATCGTCTCAACCTAATAGTTGCGGCAATCGAGGAGATGGGTGTTAGTGGAATCACCACAATAGAATCAAAGGGTAGAGGAAAGGCAGCCCGTCCTTCACTTAGGAGCTCACGCGGGACCAGCACCCAGATTGCAGAATACAACAGTTTGATTACCATAATCACAATAGTTGAGGATTCTCGAGTTGATCAGATCATTGGTACAATCTTGAATGTGGCAAGCACTGGCTCTAGTGGGGATGGAAAAATATTCATCTCATCAGTTGATGATATAATAGATATCCAAACCAAGAAAAAAGACATCGTCTAGAATTTTATTGGATTTAGATCGTAGACTGATTTTTTTGTTTTCTGCTGTAATGTCGGCAGATATTCTAGAATGCAGAAATTAACAAAGTCGCTAAATGACTTTATTTTGTAGTTTTCTTGGAGCGATTGTTTGTTTTGCTCATAGAACTCTTCGACCTTTGTGAGTGTGAATTTTTGCAGTGGTACCAGCCTGCTTCGTCTTGTTTGAGGGATGGTGGGCTCTAGTTCTTTTTGTCCTTCCAGTGTTTGCATGTCTACAATTTCTGTCATCTCGGAGACAAAGATCTTGCCGCCATCTGATGGCTTGATCCCAGAAGATTGGGAGATTATTCGAATTACCTTGTTTGCATCCACATCTGGGACGACAAGCTCGACTTTAATTAACGGGATGCTCTTTAGGTTGGTACTTCCAATCTTTGAGCCTTTTTGGCTATCAAATATGTCATTGTTGGAGATTTCGTGCTTTGCTATCAGAAATGTGCCTACCTTGGAGAGTTTGTCTTTTAGTGTGACAAAGTTTTGCGAGCGGATTATTGCCTCGATTTTCTTCATTTCTACGGATTGATTATTGCGCGTCCCAGAATTTTGCGTGACTTGAGGTCCTCTAGTGCAGTGTTTGCATCAGATAGTGAGTATCGTTTTGATACGATGGGATTAATCACGCCTCTTTTTGCCAAATTCAAAAGCTCAATCATGTCGTTATAGTTGCCAGTGTATGCGCCCTGTATCGTTATTGCCTTTAGTGGAATTGATACCAATGACAAATCAATAGAGCCTCCAAACAGACCCACCAGTGTCATTATTCCTCGCTTGCGAATCACTGCAAGGCCCATCTTTACCGTTGGTGGTGCATTTACAAAGTCAATTACACAGTCTGCACCCTTGCCATTACATAATGACATGATTTTTTGGACTGCGTCGGGATCTTTGGAATTCACCATGTGGTCTGCGCCAAGCTCCTTTGCAGCCTGAAGTTTTGCATCATCAATATCAACAATTATGATGTTTGCGTTTGTGATTGCCCTTGCAATCTGGACGCCCATCAAGCCCAATCCACCTGCGCCAAAAATCACCATGTTGTGCTGAGAGGTGGCATTTGATTTTTTGACTGCAGTATATGCCGTAAGACCAGAGCATGCCAATGAGGCTGCGCCATCCAGATCAATTCCTGTGACTTTGGCTAAAAACTTGAAGTGTGGTACCAGCGCATATTCCGCATAACCACCATTTTGAAAAACACCCATAGAGCGAGGCGCGTCACATAAATTGTCATTTCCCACGCGGCATGCAACGCAGTTTCCGCATCCAATCCACGGATAAACCAAGACATTATCGCCAACTGCGATTCCCTGAACGGATGAGCCTATCTCTGATACGGTTCCTACAATTTCATGCCCCGGTATGACTGGGAATTTTACGCCCCTATCAGTTACCTTCATGAATCCATCACCAGTGTCATATCCACCTTCCCAGAGGTGCAAATCAGAATGGCAAACGCCCACTGCCTTTACCTTTACTAGTACTTCGTTGTCTTTTGGGTGTGGTGTTGGAACATCGGATATTTCCAGTGCCTTTTGTGGTTCCATGATTCGGGCTGCTTTCATCAGATCAGAGCAACCACACTTACAATATAAGAGTTGACAGAGCGTGGCAAAAAAGTAGAGCCTTCAAGTATTAGTAGATAGGACGAGAACTTTGCTTGTTGAGTGAAAGCCAAGTAGACAACATTGCTCAGGCACCAGTAAACATTTTGTTTAATCCCAACACGGTGATAAAAAAAGACGTCTGGGAGATTAACATCGTCCAGATTCTAGAGATACTAATCAAAATTCTCAAAAAGGCTGGCAAAAAAGACCTGCGAGTAGCAGGAATGGCTGCCCTTTCCTCCTCACTAATCCACAGAATGAAAGTAGAGCGAATATTTGCACTGCAAAAAGCGGCAATGGAAAAAAAGCCACTAAATCAAAGGTCAGACATCGACATTCAGTTACTGAACATTCCGTACCGCCACGAATCCACATATCCAGTTACATTAGAAGAGCTAATGGATCTACTGGAGAATCTAATCGGTACAATTGCAAACCCAAGATCACGCAAGGGCGGTCAGTTAAGATTTGAGCCAGTAGAGGTTCCGGACTTTAAGGAATATTTTGTATCACTTGAGAGCATAATTGGAAAATACGAGGAGTTGATCTTGCGCAAACTAGATGTGCAAGGATTTGGTTTTTTGCAGGCAATAATTGCAGACTTGGATTCGACTGATTCTATTAGGTGCTTTTTTGCCATCCTGTTTTTGGCTCGAGACCAAAAAGTCGACTTGGAGCAAGTAGATGAAGACATCAAAATCACCATACTGCGGGAGAACCTTGGGGCATGAAGGTAGAGGACGACAATGAGGCAACCTCAAGACTGGAGGCAGCACTATATTCTGCTGGCAGGCCGCTTAGTGTTGAGGAGCTAATCAAGGCATCAGGCACGGAATCCAGGACAAAGACGCTTGCCATCATATCAGCAATAGAAAAAAAGACAAAGTCAGCATTTAGGGCAATAGAGATAGCCACACTCCCAGACGGCTCATACGTGATGCAGCTAAAACCAGAGATGAACGATACTGTGCGCAAGTTCGCATCCCGCCCAATTCTTGCCAAGGCAACACTCAAGACATTATCATATATTGCATACATGCAGCCAATCTCCTCAAAACACCTAGTCGAAACAAGGGGAAGCGGTGTATACTCTCATCTCAAAGAACTAGAGCAACTTGACTTTATCTCTCACCAAAATGTCGGAAGGCTCAAAATATTCACCACCACTTCCAAGTTCCAGAAATATTTTGGAATCAGTGGAGACACGGACATTCTAAAACAAATCCTGTTCAAAAAGCGTAAAACCACACCATCACCGCAAACAATAACTCAGCAAGCCTGATTTTATGCGCCAGACTGGCGTTGTGTATAAATTAGAGTTATTCAAAGCCAACCTGTGAAACTATCAGTTGAGAATCTTGCAACAAGCAAGATAACAGGCGGAAGACGAGTACCACTAAAGACCAGACGAAAATATGACATGGACCGATTTCCAAACGAGGCAGTAAGCGGCCCTCAAGTAACTGTAACAAGACAGGTTCGCGCAAACCACACAAAGACAGGCCTCAAAACAATTGATACTGTTAACCTTGCAATTGCTGGCGGCAAAGTAAAAAAGACAAAAATTCTCAAGGTTTTAGAAAACGCAACAAACAGCGACTATCAAAGACGCGGCGTAATATCAAAGGGCGCAATTTTAGAAACAGAAGACGGAAAATGCCGAGTTGTGTCAAGACCTGGACAGCAAGGCCAAGTAAATGCGATTTTGATAAAGTGATTAAATGAAAGATTACGAACATGTCGTAATCTGGCTGGATTATTTTAACAAAAACCTGACAATACGTGCAGGTAGACGACTGCCAAAGGAAAAGTGTATTTTTGATCCTTCGCTAAAAGAGCTGCAAGACGCTGCAACCGATGCTGGACTGCAAATAAAGGAATCAAACGACAAGGCAAGATTCCCTAGAAGAGCGTTTGTCAGATCAGGATACATCAGCGTACCAAAGACAACCCCCAAGGGAAAGATTCTGGAAAAAATTTCAGCCAAGATGGTTTCAAAAAGAGCAAAACAATCAAAATAAGATCGACCCTAGCTACTAGCTAAAGTAAAGTTGACAGAAGTCTATGATTAGCAGAGAATCATTTTTGTAAATAATTGCAGGAGGTAGGGGAAATCATACACTTAGCCAATAGTGGCCGAGTCATTATACGACTCAGAAGACCACTAGAAGAAGGCGACTACATTTGTGACGACTCTGGCAGAAGAATTGGCAGAGTCACAGAACTAATTGGCCCTGTGGCAGCCCCATTTGCGTCTGCCATATCTCTGACAAACAACATCAAAAAGTATGTCGGGTCTAATGTGTACTTCCTTGAGGAACCTGTGATGAAGCGAAACAAATCAAGGAGATATAGAAGATGAACATAACAGAACTAGAAACATGCTGCCCAGAATGCAAATCATCTTTAGTAGATGACATTCACAGTGGCGAGCGAATCTGTTCCATGTGCGGAATTGTCGTCATGGAACAGCTGGCAGACTATGGCCCAGAATCAAGAAGCTCAAGCCTTGAAGAAAAAACAAAGCTCACGCGCGCAAGCGGTCAGACAACTTTTTCACAACACGACCTTGGTATCGCAACAGAGATATCCATTTCCACAAAGGACTTTTCTGGAAAAACAATCAACTACCAAGTTGCAAATCAGATGCACAGCCTTCGAAAGTGGCAGCAACGAGTACGGATCTCATCCCCAAGGGAGAGAAGACTTGCAAATGTGCTATCCATGATAGGAAGCACATGTCAAGGACTGTCACTCTCAAGTAATGTCTTGGAGACTGCATCAATGATTTATCGCAATCTGGATTCCAAGATGGAAGTCAAAGGAAAATCTGTTGCATGTATTGCAGCTGCCGTAATTTACATGGCATGTAAGCAATGCGATGTCGTCAGATCTCTGGACGAGATCTGCAGTGGAACTGGCTCAAACAAGGACCTCAAGATGAGGACCAAGTTGTCGGCAAAATACTACCGCATGCTAGTCATGGAGCTAGGCTCTATCACAGCACCAGTCATAACCATGGACAAGTACATCTCCAAAATCTCGAATCTGACCAGCACGGATGTTCGAGTGGAGAGACTTGCTTTGGAAATAGCTGAAAAGACAAAAGACAAAAACGTAGCAGACGGCAAGGCTCCAAACGGAATTGCCGCAGCTTATCTGTATATTGCATCCATACTATTGGGGCAAAATGTCTTGCAGCGAGACGTATCTAGTGTGGCCGGAGTAACCGAGGTCACCATTAGAAACAGGTGCAAAGAGATTCTTTCAGGATACAAGCTAAACCTGACACTAAGACCAAGTTTTGCCAAAAACTAACTCTTTTTCTTTTTTGTTTTTTGTGATTAGGATCAGCTAAAATTCGTCGGGGTTATATACAGAAACAAAACATTGCGACAATATGGCAGTCCTAGAAATCAAAGACTTGCACGTACAAAGAGAGGGAAAGCAGATTCTCAAGGGAGTCAACCTCAAGACAGGCCCAGGTGAGGTCCATGCCATCATGGGCCCAAACGGATCAGGCAAGTCCACACTAGCATACACCCTACTAGGACATCCAAAATATGAGGTGACTCAGGGAAAAATTATCTTTGATGGAGAGGATGTTACCGAAGCATCAACTGATGAGCGGGCAAAAAAAGGACTCTTCCTTGGATTCCAGTACCCAACAGAAGTTTCTGGCGTAGGTTATTCTCATTTTCTTAGAACATCATACAATGCTTTATCCAAATCATTGCAAAGCAGCAACAGAGAAGTGTTCATCACAGTAAGAGAATTTCAAAATTATCTAAAGAAAAATCTGCAGACAGTCGGGCTGCGAGATGACTTTTTGGGTCGATACCTAAATGAGGGATTTTCTGGCGGTGAGAAGAAACGCTCCGAAGTACTACAGATGGCAGTGTTAAAGCCAAAGGTCTCAATACTAGACGAGCCAGACTCGGGCCTTGACATTGATGCAGTACAGGCAGTGGCAAAGGCAATCAATGATGTTTCCACTCCAGATGCAACTATCATAGTGATTACGCATTATGCAAGAATTCTGAACTTTCTCAAAAAGCTGGATTATGTGCATGTGTTTGCACATGGCAAGGTGCTCAAGTCAGGCAATGCAAGCCTTGCACAAGAACTAGAACAGAAAGGCTATGACTGGATCGTCAATGCATAGTTGCAGTATCATATTCTAGTAGAATTTCATAGGGATTTTGTTTTTGTGGATGGAAATCAGATCACAGTTGGTGTAAAATCAAAGCCGGTTGGAGGTGAGGCAAACTATGAAATCATCAAAAAGCTGGCAAAACACTTTGGTGTTTCTTCTGCGAATGTAATTATAAAATCTGGTCACAAATCAAGCAAGAAAATCATTGAAATCATCTAAGCCTAGAATTCAGTTTTTGCTGGTGTTCCTTTTCTCGTCGCTCCAAGTCCTCATATTCCACCATGCAGTAATAATCAAAAATTTTCATCTTTTTTGCTTTGGCCTCTGACACATATCGTATAATGTCCGATACCAGCATTCCTTGGGCTGCTAAAAATGCCTCATCTTCTTTTCCGAGTCTTTGATATGCTTCGGATTTTGCAGATGCCGCATCACTTAGCTTTTCTTGTTTTTGTACATCATCATAGTATGATATGGATTCATCATATTTTCCCAAAAACGAAAGTGTCAGGGCCTTGTTGAGAAGCGATGTGATGTTGTTTGGCTCCACTCTTAGTGCCATGGAGTAATAGTTTAGGGCATCAGTGTGTTTTCCCACCTCGTTGCAGGCCAGGCCTTTGCTGTTTAGGGCCCAAGTGTGTGTTGGGTTTTTTATCAGCAGTTTATCACAATACGGAATTATCTGATCATGCCTTCCAAGTCTTTCCAGTGCCAGAATTTTGTTTTTGAGTGCATACTCGTCAAACTCGTTTAAGTCAAGCACTGCGTCACAGCACGACAATACTTGATCAAATTTGCCCAGATTCAAAAATGCAGTTGCCATGTTTTGCAAAGCAACCATATCTTTTGGATCAGAGTCAAGCATCTTTTGACAAAACGACACGATCTCATCCCATTGCTTATCGGAATGAAGTTTTTTGATTACATCGATCGGATTTCCAATATACGCCAATATGGTACAATCAGCCAAGGACACACATTAAGATTTCAAAATTAGGCGCTTGCCTTGCTTGAGTTTTTCATGTATTTCTATTACAAAATGAAACACTATCACTTTGGCAAACACCACACCGGAAATCAGTGCAATTGTTGTCTGTCCCAAATACAGTAAATATGCCGTAACGCCAGCTGCCGTCATTACTTCTAGTGCTGTACAGGTACAAAACCAGAGTAGTTTTTCCCTTTTCATCATATCATATAGGTCAGGATTTCAATTAAAGATTCATCCAGATTGTGATTTTCTAAATTATCGTTAAATATGGTAAGCCAAAAACAAAAGCAATGTCAGAGAATAGAATGTTTTTCAACTTTTCATTTTTTAAGATAGACCCAAAGTGGCGCTGGATGGCAGATCTAGCAAAGGAAGAATCAGCCAAGGAAATAGAGCAGGTAATTAGAAACTCCAAGATAAAGTGTAGAACATATTCTACACTGGGTCTAAGAGACGATGCCGAGTTTTTGCTCTGGTTTGCATCCGAATCAGTAGAAGAGATTCAGAGTGTCATCTCTAAAATATACAGTACTGTCTTTGGCAAATACATCATACCATCTCATGTGTATCTATCATCCACAAGGCCATCCATTTACGCAAAGACTGGCAAAGCACTATCGTTTGTTGCAGGAGAAGAACCAAAGAAATACACCGTTGTATACCCATTCATCAAGACAAGGGACTGGTATCTTTTGCCACTAGAGCAGAGAAAAAAAATGATGGATGAGCACATTGAGGTAGGTCACAAGTTTCCTCAGGTCTCACTAAACACAACATACTCGTTTGGAATTCATGATGAGGACTTTATGCTGGCCTTTGAATCAGATGATCTTCATGCATTTCAGGATTTGATAATGGAGCTTAGAGAGACACAGGTCTCCAAGTATATTGAAAAAGACACTCCGATGATTGTGTGCGTCAAAAAAGACATCATTCCCCTGATTGCAAGCTTGGGCTAGTGTAGTCTCAGGACTGCAAATCTAGGATAGACATAAATCCAAATTCATAGCCGAAAAATCCAGATCATACCTTGAAATATCGAACACTAGGAAAAAGCGGAATCAAAGTATCTGAGATAGGATTTGGTGCATGGACTATAGCCTTGGACTGGTGGGGCAAAAAAATCGAAGACGATGAAGCCAGAAGAATGCTCAAGCGAGCATATGATCTTGGGATTAATCTCTTTGAGACTGGTGATATGTACGGAAAAGGCAAAAGTGAGAAGCTAATCGGCGAGGTATTTCGAGGAATGCGGGATGATATTGTGATTTCCACAAAGTATGGCTACGAGTTTGAGGGCGCAGCCCAGATAGGCCACTCGGAGCTGCCACAGAGATTTGACCCATTATTCACAGAGCATGCCTTGAAAAATAGCTTGGCAAGGCTGCAAACAGATCATATCGATGTTTACGGATTGCACAATCCAAAAATGTACCACATACAGGACGATGTCATTTTTAATACTTTGGATAAAAAAATCAACGAAGGTGTAATTGGCACATACCAAATAGCACTGGGTCCGGCAATAGGCTGGACCAAAGAGGGACTAGCTGCAATGGAGCGCAAAAACGTCTCTGCCGTCCAGACAGTGTATAACAT belongs to Candidatus Nitrosotenuis cloacae and includes:
- a CDS encoding H/ACA ribonucleoprotein complex subunit GAR1 yields the protein MQEVGEIIHLANSGRVIIRLRRPLEEGDYICDDSGRRIGRVTELIGPVAAPFASAISLTNNIKKYVGSNVYFLEEPVMKRNKSRRYRR
- a CDS encoding DUF167 domain-containing protein; its protein translation is MQYHILVEFHRDFVFVDGNQITVGVKSKPVGGEANYEIIKKLAKHFGVSSANVIIKSGHKSSKKIIEII
- a CDS encoding signal recognition particle subunit SRP19/SEC65 family protein, with product MKDYEHVVIWLDYFNKNLTIRAGRRLPKEKCIFDPSLKELQDAATDAGLQIKESNDKARFPRRAFVRSGYISVPKTTPKGKILEKISAKMVSKRAKQSK
- the sufC gene encoding Fe-S cluster assembly ATPase SufC, whose product is MAVLEIKDLHVQREGKQILKGVNLKTGPGEVHAIMGPNGSGKSTLAYTLLGHPKYEVTQGKIIFDGEDVTEASTDERAKKGLFLGFQYPTEVSGVGYSHFLRTSYNALSKSLQSSNREVFITVREFQNYLKKNLQTVGLRDDFLGRYLNEGFSGGEKKRSEVLQMAVLKPKVSILDEPDSGLDIDAVQAVAKAINDVSTPDATIIVITHYARILNFLKKLDYVHVFAHGKVLKSGNASLAQELEQKGYDWIVNA
- a CDS encoding transcription initiation factor IIB — translated: MNITELETCCPECKSSLVDDIHSGERICSMCGIVVMEQLADYGPESRSSSLEEKTKLTRASGQTTFSQHDLGIATEISISTKDFSGKTINYQVANQMHSLRKWQQRVRISSPRERRLANVLSMIGSTCQGLSLSSNVLETASMIYRNLDSKMEVKGKSVACIAAAVIYMACKQCDVVRSLDEICSGTGSNKDLKMRTKLSAKYYRMLVMELGSITAPVITMDKYISKISNLTSTDVRVERLALEIAEKTKDKNVADGKAPNGIAAAYLYIASILLGQNVLQRDVSSVAGVTEVTIRNRCKEILSGYKLNLTLRPSFAKN
- a CDS encoding chlorite dismutase family protein; its protein translation is MSENRMFFNFSFFKIDPKWRWMADLAKEESAKEIEQVIRNSKIKCRTYSTLGLRDDAEFLLWFASESVEEIQSVISKIYSTVFGKYIIPSHVYLSSTRPSIYAKTGKALSFVAGEEPKKYTVVYPFIKTRDWYLLPLEQRKKMMDEHIEVGHKFPQVSLNTTYSFGIHDEDFMLAFESDDLHAFQDLIMELRETQVSKYIEKDTPMIVCVKKDIIPLIASLG
- a CDS encoding tetratricopeptide repeat protein, with translation MADCTILAYIGNPIDVIKKLHSDKQWDEIVSFCQKMLDSDPKDMVALQNMATAFLNLGKFDQVLSCCDAVLDLNEFDEYALKNKILALERLGRHDQIIPYCDKLLIKNPTHTWALNSKGLACNEVGKHTDALNYYSMALRVEPNNITSLLNKALTLSFLGKYDESISYYDDVQKQEKLSDAASAKSEAYQRLGKEDEAFLAAQGMLVSDIIRYVSEAKAKKMKIFDYYCMVEYEDLERREKEHQQKLNSRLR
- a CDS encoding aldo/keto reductase codes for the protein MKYRTLGKSGIKVSEIGFGAWTIALDWWGKKIEDDEARRMLKRAYDLGINLFETGDMYGKGKSEKLIGEVFRGMRDDIVISTKYGYEFEGAAQIGHSELPQRFDPLFTEHALKNSLARLQTDHIDVYGLHNPKMYHIQDDVIFNTLDKKINEGVIGTYQIALGPAIGWTKEGLAAMERKNVSAVQTVYNILEQTPGNELIDTAMQKDVGILVRVPDASGILTGKVKADTKIDEKDHRSVRRGEWVKAALDKVEQLRPIADRNNLNITELAIKFILSKESISSVFPTVISIEEIEQFAAMSDGNYLPHNDMSEIARIYSSWPSYELKATVA